In Actinoplanes lobatus, the DNA window CTTCACCTTCGTCATCTCGGTGACCAGGTCGGCGGCCGCCACCAGGTCCGGGTGCGCGTCCCGCCCGGTGATCACCACATGCTGGGTGCCCGGCCGCTCCCGCAGCGTCGTGACCACGTCCTCGACGTCCACCCAGCCCCATTTCATCGGATAGGTGAACTCGTCCAGCACGTAGAACCGGAACGTCTCCGCGGCCAGGTCCCGCTTGATCTGCGCCCACCCTTCGGCGGCCTCGGCGGCATGGTCCCGCTCGCTGCCCGCACGCTGGATCCAGGACCAGCCCTCACCCATCTTGTGCCAGGTCACCGGCGTCGGCCCGGCCGCGCCGAGCGCTTTGAGCGCGGCCTCCTCGCCGACCTTCCACTTCTCCGACTTGACGAACTGGAACACCCCGATCGGCCAGCCCGCGCTCCAGGCCCGCAGCGCCATCCCGAACGCGGCCGTCGACTTCCCCTTGCCCGCCCCGGTATGCACCGCGAACACCGCCTGCCGCCGCCGCTGCCGCGTCGTCAGCCCGTCGTCGGGCACGCTCGTCACTTTCCCTTGCGGCACGCGCTCCTCCTCCTTCTCAAGATCAACCCCATTCCCGGTACGCGGTGAGCCGTCCAGCCCATCCCACACCGTCCCGCCGGCCGCGGCGAAGGTGGCCCGCCCGGCGCGCGCCCCTCACGCCCCTGCGAAACTCCCCCTCACCCCACCGTCACCTCACCCCCGGCGAAACCCGCCCTCACCCCGCCGTTACCTCGGTAC includes these proteins:
- the cobO gene encoding cob(I)yrinic acid a,c-diamide adenosyltransferase — translated: MPQGKVTSVPDDGLTTRQRRRQAVFAVHTGAGKGKSTAAFGMALRAWSAGWPIGVFQFVKSEKWKVGEEAALKALGAAGPTPVTWHKMGEGWSWIQRAGSERDHAAEAAEGWAQIKRDLAAETFRFYVLDEFTYPMKWGWVDVEDVVTTLRERPGTQHVVITGRDAHPDLVAAADLVTEMTKVKHPMDAGRKGQQGIEW